TACGAGGTACGTCCTAAAACCAAAAATGTAGATGCTGATATCATCCGCTTTGTAAAGAAAAACTCCGGAAAATCAGGAATTATCTATTGCCTTAGCAGGAAAAAAGTAGAGGAGCTAGCTCAGGTGCTCCAGGTGAACGGAGTAAGTGCAGTGCCCTATCACGCCGGATTTGACAGCAAGACCCGCTCCAAATACCAGGATATGTTCCTTATGGAAGATGTAGATGTCGTAGTCGCAACTATCGCTTTTGGAATGGGTATTGACAAACCCGACGTTAGATATGTTATCCACCATGATATTCCCAAAAGTATTGAGAGCTATTACCAGGAAACCGGTAGGGCAGGAAGAGATGGAGGGGAAGGACACTGCCTAGCTTTTTATTCTTACAAGGACGTGGAAAAATTAGAAAAATTCATGTCCGGAAAACCTGTAGCAGAACAGGAGATCGGAAACGCTTTGTTGCACGAAATAGTGGCTTACGCCGAAACCTCGATTTCCCGTAGAAAGTTTATTCTACACTATTTTGGGGAGGAGTTTGATGAGGTAGAGGGTGAGGGCGCCGATATGGATGACAATGCCCGTAATCCGAAAGAAAAAGAAGAAGCTGGGCATAATCTGGTAAAATTGATAGAGGCGATTCAGGGAACGAATGAAAAATTCAAATCCAAGGAGATTGTAAAAACACTGATCGGTACCACCAATGCCCTCATTGCATCACATAAGATTGAGGGAAAGGATATATTTGGAAGCGGGTCAGACCAACCAGAGGAATACTGGATGGCATTGATCCGACAAGCTTTGGTAGCCGGCTTGCTAAAAAAGGAAATTGAACAATACGGAATCCTGCGTGTTACAGCTGCAGGTGAAGAGTTCCTGAAAAATCCCGTTTCATTCATGATGACCAAAGATCATGTATACAATGAAGAGATGGATAACGCTATCGTAAGTGCAGCTAAAAATTCGGCCGGGGTGGCAGACGAACGCCTCCTTAGATTATTGAAGGATCTTAGGAAGAAAGAAGCTCATAAATTAGACGTGCCGCCATTTGTGGTTTTCCAAGACCCTTCCCTAGAGGACATGGCCTTGAAATATCCTATTTCAATGGAAGAAATGATCACCATTCACGGGGTAGGGGAAGGTAAGGCACGTAAATACGGCCGCCCGTTTCTCAAAATGATAGCAGACTATGTAGATGAAAACGATATTATTAGGCCCGATGACCTTGTCGTTAAGAGTACAGGGGCAAATTCCGGTCTTAAATTGTATATCATACAGAATGTAGATCGAAAATTACCCCTGGATGACATCGCTGCTGCCAAGGGTCTGGAGATTCCAGAATTGGTCAAGGAAATGGAGCAAATTGTTTTTAGTGGAACGAAACTTAATTTAGCGTACTGGATAGACGAAATTCTCGATGAGGATCAGCAAGAGGAGATCCACGAGTATTTTCTGGATGCCGAGACGGACGATATAGAGGAGGCCTTAAAAGAGTTTAATGGGGATTACGAAGATGAAGAGCTAAGGCTCTATCGCCTTAAGTTCATGAGCGAGGTAGCCAATTGATCACCTCTTAAATTATAAAAAAAACCCCGGGAACTTCCCG
This DNA window, taken from Muriicola soli, encodes the following:
- a CDS encoding RecQ family ATP-dependent DNA helicase, whose translation is MVLNDTELQTSLKKYFGFSSFKGLQEPVIKNVIAGNNTFVIMPTGGGKSLCYQLPALIKEGTAIVVSPLIALMKNQVDALRGISSEEGVAHVLNSSLNKSEVKQVKQDIVDGVTKLLYVAPESLTKEDYIEFLQSVTLSFVAIDEAHCISEWGHDFRPEYRNLRSIINRLGENIPIIGLTATATPKVQEDIIKNLDIPDAKLFKASFNRPNLFYEVRPKTKNVDADIIRFVKKNSGKSGIIYCLSRKKVEELAQVLQVNGVSAVPYHAGFDSKTRSKYQDMFLMEDVDVVVATIAFGMGIDKPDVRYVIHHDIPKSIESYYQETGRAGRDGGEGHCLAFYSYKDVEKLEKFMSGKPVAEQEIGNALLHEIVAYAETSISRRKFILHYFGEEFDEVEGEGADMDDNARNPKEKEEAGHNLVKLIEAIQGTNEKFKSKEIVKTLIGTTNALIASHKIEGKDIFGSGSDQPEEYWMALIRQALVAGLLKKEIEQYGILRVTAAGEEFLKNPVSFMMTKDHVYNEEMDNAIVSAAKNSAGVADERLLRLLKDLRKKEAHKLDVPPFVVFQDPSLEDMALKYPISMEEMITIHGVGEGKARKYGRPFLKMIADYVDENDIIRPDDLVVKSTGANSGLKLYIIQNVDRKLPLDDIAAAKGLEIPELVKEMEQIVFSGTKLNLAYWIDEILDEDQQEEIHEYFLDAETDDIEEALKEFNGDYEDEELRLYRLKFMSEVAN